A single region of the Amphiprion ocellaris isolate individual 3 ecotype Okinawa chromosome 4, ASM2253959v1, whole genome shotgun sequence genome encodes:
- the LOC111583548 gene encoding D(1) dopamine receptor-like, with product MNNTTGWVPVGAGSREELPAHRVLTGCVLALLIVWTLLGNFTVCAAVYRYRHLRAKVTNIFIVSLALSDLLVAVLVMPWKAVAEVAGFWPFGSFCKTWLACDIMCSTASILNLCVISVDRYWAISSPFRYERSMNKKVASVMIGVTWTVSLVISFVPVQLNWHRAEIGDPAAEGLAHHGGSTDGSCDSSLSRTYAISSSLISFYIPVAIMIVTYTRIYRIAQMQIRMISSLERAAEHAQSCRSDVPELFPHLCTEIGASSYQSQISLHPESQRSNQSHRELKVSIRKETKVLKTLSIIMGVFVCCWLPFFILNCALPFCPGPGAPGAQRGPYCVSEKTFDVFVWIGWSNSSLNPVIYAFNADFRDAFLRLLRCRGRRCLAAVSAAVETMMASNEAVNPKRESPLKVRLDASCATNTRGSEDSGNTTMTVFYHRGTTSEQVMDTEDRNDKDRLTQIPI from the coding sequence ATGAATAACACAACCGGCTGGGTACCGGTAGGAGCCGGCAGCCGGGAAGAGTTACCAGCGCACCGAGTTTTAACGGGCTGCGTCCTGGCGCTGCTCATCGTTTGGACGCTTTTAGGCAACTTCACAGTGTGCGCAGCCGTTTATCGCTACCGGCACCTGCGCGCAAAAGTGACCAACATCTTCATCGTGTCTCTGGCTCTGTCGGACCTTCTGGTCGCCGTGCTGGTGATGCCATGGAAAGCTGTTGCTGAGGTGGCCGGTTTCTGGCCGTTTGGGAGCTTCTGTAAGACCTGGTTGGCCTGCGACATCATGTGCTCGACGGCCTCCATCCTCAACCTGTGCGTCATTAGCGTGGACCGGTACTGGGCCATCTCCAGCCCGTTCCGCTACGAGAGAAGCATGAACAAAAAGGTGGCCTCCGTTATGATTGGCGTGACGTGGACAGTGTCCCTGGTCATCTCCTTCGTCCCCGTGCAGCTCAACTGGCACCGGGCGGAGATCGGTGACCCGGCAGCGGAGGGTCTGGCGCACCACGGTGGGAGTACGGATGGGAGCTGTGACTCCAGCCTGAGCCGCACGTACgccatctcctcctccctcatcAGCTTCTACATCCCCGTTGCGATCATGATTGTCACGTACACCCGCATCTACCGGATAGCCCAGATGCAGATCCGAATGATATCCTCGCTGGAGCGGGCGGCGGAGCACGCGCAGAGCTGCCGCTCGGACGTACCTGAACTGTTTCCTCACCTGTGCACGGAAATCGGTGCCAGCTCGTATCAGTCTCAGATCAGCCTTCATCCGGAGTCTCAGCGCTCTAATCAGTCACACCGCGAGCTCAAAGTCTCCATCAGAAAAGAGACTAAAGTCCTGAAAACTCTGAGCATCATCATGGGCGTCTTCGTCTGCTGCTGGCTGCCCTTCTTCATCCTTAACTGCGCTCTGCCCTTCTGCCCCGGCCCGGGGGCTCCGGGGGCCCAGCGTGGCCCTTACTGCGTCAGTGAAAAGACTTTCGACGTGTTCGTGTGGATCGGCTGGAGCAACTCGTCCCTCAACCCGGTCATCTACGCGTTCAACGCGGATTTCAGAGACGCGTTCTTGCGCCTTTTGCGCTGCCGCGGACGACGCTGCTTGGCGGCGGTGAGCGCAGCGGTGGAGACGATGATGGCGAGCAACGAGGCCGTGAACCCGAAGCGAGAGAGCCCGCTGAAGGTGAGGCTGGACGCCTCCTGTGCCACAAACACCAGGGGGAGTGAGGACAGCGGGAACACCACGATGACTGTGTTTTACCACAGAGGGACAACCTCGGAGCAGGTGATGGACACCGAGGACAGAA